The DNA segment GCTCGGGGTCCAGGTGGAGGGGGAGGTCGAAGAGGGGGAACCAGCGGGGGGTGTCGAGGAAGCAGTGGAAACCGGTGATGCGGCCCCCTGAGATCTCCAGGACCTGCACCGCCCAGGGCGTGAAGCCGCCGTTCTCCGGGTCCGGTTTGTAGTGGGCGAAACCCGGGAGGCCGTTGACCTGGACCGGGATCAGGCGGGAGTCCGCGCAGGAGGCGCCCATGGTGGACATGAAGCCGGTGATGTCGGCGGGGCCGAGCAGCCAGAGGTCGAACGGCGGCATCGTCATCACCGCGTCCTCGTGGAGCAGGGCGGTCAGCGCCGTCATGTCGTACCCCTCGAACGCCTTCACATAGCGCTCCAGAAGCTGTTTCTGCTCCTCGTCCAGCGGGTCGGAGACGGCCGCCTCGGCGCCGGTGTCCGCGCGTTCGGCGAGGGTGGCGCGGGCGCGCTGGAGGGCGCTGTTGACCGAGGCGACCGTGGTGCCGAGCAGCTCGGCCACCTCGCTGGCCCGCCAGGCCAGCACCTCGCGCAGGATCAGTACGACCCGCTGCTTGGGCGGCAGCTGCTGGAGCGCCGCCATGAACGCCAGCCGGATCGACTCGCGGGCCACCGCCGCCTCGGCGGGGTCGGTCACCTGGGGGAGCACGCGCGTGTCCGGCACCGGCTCCAGCCAGGTGTGGTCCGGGCGCGGGGAGAGCGCGGCCCGCGCCAGCGGGGTCGACTCCGTGAGGTCCATCGGGCGGGCCCGTTTGTTGCCCGCGGCCAGCATGTCCAGGCAGACGTTGGTGGCGATGCGGTACAGCCAGGAGCGCAGACTGGACCGGCCCTCGAACTTGTCGTAGCTCCGCCAGGCCCGTACCAGCGTGTCCTGGACCGCGTCCTCGGCCTCGAAGGACGAGCCGAGCATCCGGTAGCAGTACCCGGTCAGTTCGGTCCGGTGCTTCTCCAGTGCGACATCGAGATCCGCCGTCGCCGTGCCCTCAGTCATCGTCCACCCACCCCTGTGGCCGTCCCGTACGCGCG comes from the Streptomyces seoulensis genome and includes:
- a CDS encoding sigma-70 family RNA polymerase sigma factor, which translates into the protein MTEGTATADLDVALEKHRTELTGYCYRMLGSSFEAEDAVQDTLVRAWRSYDKFEGRSSLRSWLYRIATNVCLDMLAAGNKRARPMDLTESTPLARAALSPRPDHTWLEPVPDTRVLPQVTDPAEAAVARESIRLAFMAALQQLPPKQRVVLILREVLAWRASEVAELLGTTVASVNSALQRARATLAERADTGAEAAVSDPLDEEQKQLLERYVKAFEGYDMTALTALLHEDAVMTMPPFDLWLLGPADITGFMSTMGASCADSRLIPVQVNGLPGFAHYKPDPENGGFTPWAVQVLEISGGRITGFHCFLDTPRWFPLFDLPLHLDPEPDKPEQGA